The following proteins are co-located in the Microbacterium sp. SORGH_AS_0888 genome:
- a CDS encoding aldehyde dehydrogenase family protein, whose product MTDTLAAGTTVRTGLFIGGQERHTDDVLTVADPAKKGVVVGTAASASPQDVEDAVAAAQEAYPAWAALTPQERAAAMASAIEGIADLRDEDAAILSQENGKVVGEAWVDALVFELRWNLALMHADEVSQSKTLPAIPGAIPVNTNVAYQPLGVVTIIVPFNWPIAILAASLPQALLAGNTVIVKVPPTTPLATARLTQRVAEKLPAGVLNVISGRDENMSRLIENPDVAKVCFTGSVGGGKRIMEMAARSLTRVTLELGGNDAAIFLEDAVLDDAHVDRLFGAVFDTTGQICMNAKRIYVHRSRLEELTAALAARLEQTRLGWGLDSGTTMGPLHSPLQKRFVDELIAEAKDAGADVREFGALPEGELADGNFVRPALVLDPDPSLRVVTEEQFGPVIPLIPFDTEEEAVRLANDTWAGLGGSVWTASAEAAQRVGSQLVCGYVWINDHGANRCDLRAPFGGMKQSGMGREQGIEGIRAFQDTRSIAVLDPEALAAMAH is encoded by the coding sequence ATGACCGATACACTCGCGGCCGGGACCACGGTGCGAACAGGACTTTTCATCGGCGGACAGGAACGGCACACGGACGATGTGCTCACGGTCGCCGACCCCGCCAAGAAGGGCGTCGTCGTCGGCACGGCCGCATCGGCCTCGCCCCAGGACGTCGAGGACGCCGTCGCGGCGGCCCAGGAGGCCTACCCCGCCTGGGCCGCGTTGACCCCGCAGGAGCGCGCCGCGGCCATGGCCTCGGCCATCGAGGGGATCGCCGACCTGCGCGACGAGGATGCCGCGATCCTGTCGCAGGAGAACGGCAAGGTCGTGGGCGAGGCCTGGGTGGACGCCCTCGTCTTCGAGCTGCGCTGGAACCTCGCGCTCATGCACGCCGACGAGGTCTCGCAGTCCAAGACGCTGCCCGCGATCCCCGGCGCCATCCCGGTCAACACCAACGTGGCCTACCAGCCGCTGGGAGTGGTGACCATCATCGTGCCCTTCAACTGGCCGATCGCGATCCTCGCGGCGTCGCTGCCGCAGGCGCTGCTGGCGGGCAACACGGTCATCGTCAAGGTGCCGCCCACAACGCCGCTGGCCACCGCGCGCCTGACCCAGCGGGTCGCCGAGAAGCTGCCCGCGGGCGTGCTGAACGTCATCAGCGGGCGCGACGAGAACATGTCCCGCCTGATCGAGAACCCGGACGTCGCGAAGGTGTGCTTCACCGGCAGCGTCGGCGGCGGCAAGCGGATCATGGAGATGGCGGCCCGCTCGCTCACCCGCGTGACGCTCGAGCTCGGCGGCAACGACGCGGCGATCTTCCTCGAGGACGCCGTCCTCGACGACGCGCACGTCGACCGGCTGTTCGGCGCGGTGTTCGACACGACCGGGCAGATCTGCATGAACGCGAAGCGGATCTACGTCCACCGCTCACGGCTGGAGGAGCTCACGGCCGCCCTCGCCGCGCGGCTGGAGCAGACGCGCCTGGGCTGGGGCCTGGACTCCGGCACCACCATGGGCCCGCTGCACTCTCCGCTGCAGAAGCGGTTCGTGGACGAGCTCATCGCCGAGGCCAAGGACGCCGGCGCGGACGTGCGCGAGTTCGGCGCGCTGCCCGAGGGCGAGCTGGCCGACGGCAACTTCGTGCGCCCCGCGCTCGTGCTCGATCCGGACCCGTCGCTGCGTGTGGTCACGGAGGAGCAGTTCGGCCCCGTCATCCCCCTCATCCCCTTCGACACCGAGGAGGAGGCGGTGCGCCTGGCCAACGACACGTGGGCGGGCCTGGGCGGCTCGGTATGGACGGCGAGCGCGGAGGCGGCCCAGCGCGTCGGCTCGCAGCTCGTGTGCGGCTACGTCTGGATCAACGACCACGGTGCCAACCGCTGCGACCTGCGCGCTCCGTTCGGCGGCATGAAGCAGTCGGGCATGGGTCGCGAGCAGGGCATCGAGGGCATCCGTGCGTTCCAGGACACCCGCTCGATCGCGGTCCTGGACCCCGAGGCGCTCGCGGCGATGGCGCACTGA
- a CDS encoding MarR family winged helix-turn-helix transcriptional regulator, producing MDPTADGLQREPLRTTLDPENFTPRLLSLLSNALVWRESNELRRRFGLGTNDWRVISALAFRPGSPATEVSEFIGVNKAVVSKSVNTLAERGLIVLLDGPRGSRPMYLTAAGVQMHDDMLPISMRGQDIVLAHLSAEEIVRVNDLLRRMLVDAKQLQVLENETAASSR from the coding sequence ATGGATCCCACAGCCGACGGTCTCCAGCGGGAGCCGCTGCGAACGACGCTGGATCCGGAGAACTTCACCCCCCGGCTCCTCTCGCTGCTGTCGAACGCGCTCGTCTGGCGCGAGTCGAACGAGCTGCGGCGCCGGTTCGGCCTCGGCACGAACGACTGGCGCGTGATCTCGGCGCTCGCCTTCCGCCCCGGATCGCCGGCGACCGAGGTGTCGGAGTTCATCGGCGTCAACAAGGCCGTCGTCTCCAAGAGCGTGAACACGCTCGCGGAACGGGGCCTGATCGTCCTGCTGGACGGGCCGCGCGGGTCGCGCCCCATGTACCTGACCGCGGCCGGCGTGCAGATGCACGACGACATGCTCCCGATCTCGATGCGGGGACAGGACATCGTGCTGGCCCACCTCTCGGCGGAGGAGATCGTGCGGGTGAACGACCTGCTCCGCCGCATGCTGGTCGACGCCAAGCAGCTGCAGGTGCTCGAGAACGAGACCGCCGCATCCTCCCGCTGA
- a CDS encoding SDR family NAD(P)-dependent oxidoreductase: MTQHTGGALPPSFDLAGKVALVTGSSSGLGRAAAETLAAAGARVVVHGRDAGRAAEVVAAIAARGGQACAMTGDAADPVRMREIFDETVEQMGAPDIVMANAGIAGGPSYRMPGGRIAEYPDAEWHRTLDANLTSTLLTLREASRVMPDGGSIIVTSSTAGLRSDPFVSYGYIATKAAQVNLVRQLALELAPRRIRVNAIAPGPFKDTRIGGGAPLTPELERMWEETIPLGRMGHPEELGGPVLFLASAASSFVTGVTLPVDGGAAALSHAAY, from the coding sequence ATGACGCAGCACACCGGCGGCGCACTGCCGCCCTCCTTCGACCTCGCCGGGAAGGTCGCCCTCGTCACCGGGTCGTCCTCGGGGCTGGGCCGTGCGGCGGCCGAGACCCTGGCGGCGGCCGGCGCCCGTGTCGTCGTCCACGGTCGGGATGCGGGGAGGGCGGCGGAGGTCGTCGCGGCCATCGCCGCGCGGGGCGGACAGGCGTGCGCCATGACCGGCGACGCGGCCGACCCGGTCCGCATGCGCGAGATCTTCGACGAGACGGTCGAGCAGATGGGTGCGCCCGACATCGTGATGGCCAACGCGGGGATCGCGGGCGGGCCCAGCTATCGGATGCCCGGCGGCCGGATCGCGGAGTACCCGGATGCCGAGTGGCACCGCACGCTCGATGCCAACCTCACCTCGACCCTGCTGACCCTGCGGGAGGCGTCGCGGGTCATGCCCGACGGCGGAAGCATCATCGTGACCTCCTCGACGGCGGGCCTCCGGTCCGATCCCTTCGTCAGCTACGGCTATATCGCGACCAAGGCCGCGCAGGTGAACCTCGTGCGTCAGCTCGCGCTCGAGCTCGCACCCCGCCGCATCCGCGTCAACGCGATCGCCCCCGGGCCGTTCAAGGACACCCGTATCGGCGGGGGCGCGCCGCTGACCCCCGAGCTCGAGCGGATGTGGGAGGAGACGATCCCGCTCGGCCGGATGGGACATCCCGAGGAGCTCGGCGGCCCCGTGCTGTTCCTCGCCTCGGCGGCATCGTCGTTCGTGACCGGCGTCACCCTGCCGGTCGACGGCGGCGCCGCCGCCCTCTCCCACGCCGCCTACTGA
- a CDS encoding aldehyde dehydrogenase: protein MTITSLAVDVRQDSLFIGGSWRPAADGGRMDVVDPATGEVVASVASATVADVDAAVAAAQQARHGWAALSGRERGRILLRAAALMTERSEELAQAESLDVGKPITLARLVDVPGAIGEFEYYGTLAGHHDGAARRTGAPTFAFTRREPRGVVAAISPFNFPLILAASKIAPALAAGNAVVHKPAPQTPLSALLLADILAEAGVPDGVVNVIPGAGPELGDALVRHPGIDMVAFTGSTTVGRVVAATAGEHLKPVMVELGGNGANIVFADADLEKVVGTIVNSFVYNTGQFCMAGTRLLVERPVYDTLIDALAAAVAAVPVGRPADEGTAVGPLVSAAQRDRVAGMVEDAVAAGGRVVVGGARIDLDGGFYYAPTIIADLPNTAAAVQEEVFGPVLTVQAFDTEAEALELANSTAYGLAAGVQTSDISRAHRVSDALEAGIVWVNTWTALDPSMPFGGVKASGWGREDGPDALDGYTRTKSVTIGLD, encoded by the coding sequence ATGACCATCACCTCGCTCGCTGTCGACGTCCGGCAGGACTCCCTGTTCATCGGCGGCTCCTGGCGGCCCGCCGCCGACGGCGGCCGGATGGACGTCGTCGACCCGGCCACCGGCGAGGTCGTCGCGAGCGTCGCCTCGGCGACCGTCGCCGACGTCGACGCCGCGGTGGCCGCCGCGCAGCAGGCACGCCACGGCTGGGCGGCCCTGAGCGGCCGCGAGCGCGGACGCATCCTGCTGCGCGCCGCCGCCCTCATGACCGAGCGCAGCGAGGAGCTCGCGCAGGCCGAGAGCCTCGACGTCGGCAAGCCCATCACGCTCGCCCGCCTCGTCGACGTGCCCGGCGCGATCGGCGAGTTCGAGTACTACGGGACCCTCGCCGGCCACCACGACGGCGCCGCCCGTCGTACCGGCGCGCCCACCTTCGCCTTCACGCGCCGTGAGCCGCGCGGCGTCGTCGCCGCGATCAGCCCCTTCAACTTCCCCCTGATCCTCGCCGCCTCGAAGATCGCGCCGGCCCTCGCGGCCGGCAACGCGGTCGTGCACAAGCCGGCGCCGCAGACCCCGCTCTCGGCGTTGCTGCTGGCCGACATCCTCGCCGAGGCGGGCGTCCCCGACGGCGTCGTCAACGTCATCCCCGGAGCGGGGCCCGAGCTCGGCGACGCCCTCGTGCGCCACCCGGGCATCGACATGGTCGCCTTCACCGGTTCGACCACGGTCGGCAGGGTCGTCGCGGCGACGGCGGGCGAGCACCTCAAGCCCGTCATGGTCGAGCTCGGCGGCAACGGGGCCAACATCGTGTTCGCCGATGCGGACCTCGAGAAGGTCGTCGGCACGATCGTGAACTCCTTCGTGTACAACACCGGGCAGTTCTGCATGGCGGGCACCCGGCTGCTCGTCGAGCGCCCGGTCTACGACACGCTCATCGACGCTCTCGCGGCGGCGGTCGCGGCCGTCCCCGTCGGGCGGCCCGCGGACGAGGGCACGGCCGTGGGCCCGCTCGTGAGCGCGGCGCAGCGCGACCGGGTCGCCGGCATGGTCGAGGATGCGGTGGCCGCGGGGGGTCGCGTCGTCGTCGGGGGCGCGCGCATCGACCTCGACGGCGGCTTCTACTACGCCCCGACGATCATCGCCGACCTGCCCAACACGGCCGCCGCGGTGCAGGAGGAGGTCTTCGGCCCCGTTCTCACGGTGCAGGCCTTCGACACCGAGGCGGAGGCGCTCGAGCTCGCGAACAGCACGGCCTACGGGCTCGCCGCCGGGGTCCAGACGAGTGACATCAGCCGGGCGCACCGCGTCTCGGACGCGCTCGAGGCGGGCATCGTCTGGGTCAACACCTGGACGGCTCTGGACCCGTCGATGCCCTTCGGCGGTGTCAAGGCCTCGGGGTGGGGGCGCGAGGACGGCCCCGATGCGCTCGACGGGTACACCCGCACGAAGTCGGTCACGATCGGCCTCGACTGA
- a CDS encoding PDR/VanB family oxidoreductase, with protein MLTLQVARRIEEADGVAGLILADPMGAELPAWRPGAHIDVVIDRPGRPALVRQYSLCGDPAERTQYRIAVLREPEGGGGSIRIHEGTRAGQLVRVSEPRELFGFSPAARMVFVAGGIGITPILPMIAAAEAAGADWALHYAGREPATMAFGAELEPYGAHVHVYASSAGERMALPAIVADAAGAVVYACGPGRLLDELERLCGEAGVELRVERFVNDNVVTMETDHPFEVELSLTGRTVTVAPGESILDKVAEAGASAPSSCRGGTCGTCETFVLEGEPDHRDAVLTAAEREESEVMMICVSRCKGDRLVLEL; from the coding sequence ATGCTGACGCTCCAGGTCGCGCGCCGGATCGAGGAGGCCGACGGGGTCGCGGGGCTGATCCTCGCCGACCCGATGGGCGCGGAGCTGCCCGCGTGGCGCCCCGGCGCCCACATCGACGTCGTCATCGACCGCCCCGGCCGGCCCGCTCTCGTGCGGCAGTACTCCCTCTGCGGCGACCCCGCGGAGCGCACGCAGTACCGCATCGCCGTGCTGCGCGAGCCCGAGGGCGGCGGCGGCAGCATCCGCATCCACGAGGGGACCCGTGCCGGTCAGCTCGTCCGGGTGTCGGAGCCGCGCGAGCTGTTCGGCTTCTCACCGGCCGCGCGGATGGTCTTCGTCGCGGGCGGAATCGGCATCACCCCGATCCTGCCCATGATCGCGGCGGCCGAGGCGGCGGGCGCGGACTGGGCGCTGCACTACGCCGGCCGCGAGCCCGCCACGATGGCCTTCGGCGCTGAGCTCGAGCCCTACGGCGCGCACGTGCACGTGTACGCGAGCTCGGCGGGGGAGCGCATGGCGCTGCCCGCGATCGTCGCCGACGCGGCGGGCGCGGTCGTGTACGCGTGCGGTCCCGGCCGGCTGCTCGACGAGCTCGAACGGCTGTGCGGCGAGGCGGGAGTCGAGCTGCGGGTCGAGCGCTTCGTCAACGACAACGTCGTGACGATGGAGACGGACCACCCTTTCGAGGTCGAGCTCTCGTTGACGGGCCGCACGGTCACGGTCGCCCCCGGGGAGTCGATCCTGGACAAGGTCGCCGAGGCGGGGGCGTCCGCGCCGTCGTCGTGCCGCGGCGGGACCTGCGGCACGTGCGAGACCTTCGTGCTGGAGGGGGAGCCCGACCATCGCGACGCCGTGCTGACGGCCGCCGAGCGGGAGGAGTCCGAGGTCATGATGATCTGCGTCTCGCGCTGCAAGGGCGACCGGCTGGTGCTCGAGCTCTAG
- a CDS encoding dihydroxyacetone kinase family protein has translation MPVEKILNAPGDVIEDYIAGLVRGTGHLARVEGWPVVVREPATRKSPDRVALVTGGGSGHEPAHAGYVGEGMLDAAVLGPVFTSPSVDAVHAAIRAVATDAGVLLIVKNYTGDRLNFGLAAEMARVEGIAIEIVVVADDAALGDRSRAGRRGLTATVLVHKLAGAAAEAGASLAEIAELCRRFLLGAATMGVALGACVVPGAAEPSFALAPGEVEWGLGIHGEAGSERGALVTSREIADRLVDAVVRDRGLGEGDRVVALVNSLGATPDLELRILHGDVLAALERRRLDVRLTWAAPFLTSLEMPGASLTLARLDDETAALLASPARTLAFPAWSAELRAARTSVVPAPHRFEVGAGEGPRSDDVARLHARAAALAAALEAAEPELTALDRTVGDGDLGINLARGAAALRAAGDLLGSLPDASAYLAGLSQIVRHEVGGTSGPLYSILLLAMSESLAGSGASPAARRWADAFAAGVERIRTIGGAAPGDSTMVDALQPAVDALAADPADLAAAAAAADAGARATAALRPSLGRSSYVGERAVGVPDPGATAVALQLEVLRRELGC, from the coding sequence GTGCCGGTCGAGAAGATCCTCAACGCGCCCGGTGACGTCATCGAGGACTACATCGCCGGCCTCGTGCGCGGCACCGGGCACCTCGCCCGGGTCGAGGGCTGGCCGGTCGTGGTGCGCGAGCCCGCCACGCGCAAGAGCCCCGATCGCGTCGCCCTCGTGACCGGTGGCGGCTCCGGGCACGAGCCCGCCCACGCCGGCTACGTGGGCGAGGGCATGCTGGATGCCGCCGTCCTCGGGCCCGTCTTCACCTCGCCCTCGGTGGACGCGGTCCATGCCGCGATCCGGGCCGTCGCGACGGATGCCGGAGTGCTCCTGATCGTGAAGAACTACACGGGCGACCGGCTCAACTTCGGGCTCGCCGCCGAGATGGCACGCGTGGAGGGCATCGCGATCGAGATCGTCGTCGTGGCCGACGACGCCGCCCTCGGCGACCGCTCGCGCGCCGGCCGCCGCGGGCTCACCGCCACCGTCCTCGTGCACAAGCTCGCGGGTGCCGCGGCCGAGGCGGGTGCCTCGCTCGCGGAGATCGCCGAGCTCTGCCGCCGTTTCCTTCTGGGGGCGGCCACGATGGGGGTGGCCCTCGGCGCCTGCGTCGTGCCCGGCGCCGCGGAGCCGTCCTTCGCGCTCGCGCCCGGTGAGGTCGAGTGGGGTCTCGGCATCCATGGGGAAGCCGGCAGCGAGCGCGGCGCGCTCGTGACCAGCCGTGAGATCGCCGACCGCCTGGTGGACGCGGTCGTCCGCGACCGGGGGCTCGGCGAGGGCGACCGGGTCGTGGCCCTCGTCAACTCGCTGGGGGCGACGCCCGATCTGGAGCTGCGCATCCTGCACGGCGACGTGCTGGCCGCGCTCGAGCGTCGCCGTCTGGACGTGCGGCTCACGTGGGCCGCGCCCTTCCTCACCTCGCTCGAGATGCCCGGGGCCTCGCTCACCCTCGCCCGTCTCGACGACGAGACCGCAGCGCTCCTGGCATCCCCCGCTCGCACTCTTGCCTTCCCGGCCTGGTCGGCCGAGCTGCGCGCGGCGCGCACGAGCGTCGTGCCCGCTCCCCACCGCTTCGAGGTCGGGGCGGGGGAGGGGCCCCGCTCGGACGACGTCGCCCGGCTGCACGCGAGAGCCGCCGCGCTCGCCGCGGCGCTCGAGGCGGCCGAGCCGGAGCTGACCGCGCTCGACCGCACGGTCGGCGACGGCGACCTCGGCATCAACCTCGCCCGCGGGGCCGCGGCGCTGCGGGCGGCGGGCGATCTGCTCGGGAGCCTGCCCGACGCATCGGCCTATCTCGCCGGGCTCTCGCAGATCGTGCGGCACGAGGTCGGCGGCACCTCCGGGCCGCTCTACAGCATCCTGCTGCTCGCGATGTCGGAGTCGCTCGCGGGATCCGGGGCTTCGCCCGCGGCGCGGCGGTGGGCCGACGCCTTCGCCGCCGGCGTCGAGCGGATCCGCACGATCGGCGGGGCCGCGCCCGGCGACAGCACGATGGTCGACGCGCTGCAGCCGGCGGTGGATGCGCTCGCCGCGGACCCCGCCGACCTCGCCGCCGCGGCGGCCGCCGCCGACGCGGGAGCCCGTGCCACGGCGGCGCTGCGCCCCTCGCTCGGTCGCAGCAGCTACGTCGGCGAGCGCGCGGTGGGCGTCCCCGACCCCGGGGCCACCGCGGTCGCCCTCCAGCTCGAGGTGCTGCGGCGGGAGCTCGGATGCTGA
- a CDS encoding cytochrome P450, with protein MDTVTREPVPTLEVDPFSQAGLDDPIGTDERIRETAELVWLPQHGVWFTGRYDIVEQVFRDPETFESSAGTGLTNTKRTENWRKPSVILENDPPGHTKYRRVMTSVLSPRVVRRLTDEFQQRADELVDRVLAEGPVIDAASQLAVAYPLQVLPDALGIDPDGRQHLLPYSNLNFQAMGPRNELYHAAAEAAAEAATWVDWQMRREALRPGGLGHTIYGFADDGTIAHEDAAMLVRTFLSAGVDTTIFGIQLTLTALLDRPETWAALHADPSLARRAFEEGLRWSAPSPFIGRTTAKPTVLGGIPLGEGEKVILDLAAANRDPRRWERPDEYDLARDTSGHLAFGTGIHGCVGQMMARMEATCLLSALARRVRALTPAGEPVRFYNNWLRGFTSLPVRAEVA; from the coding sequence ATGGACACAGTCACCCGCGAACCGGTCCCCACCCTCGAGGTCGATCCGTTCTCGCAGGCGGGGCTGGACGATCCGATCGGCACGGACGAGCGGATCCGCGAGACCGCCGAGCTCGTGTGGCTGCCGCAGCACGGGGTCTGGTTCACGGGGCGCTACGACATCGTCGAGCAGGTGTTCCGCGACCCCGAGACCTTCGAGTCCTCGGCGGGCACGGGGCTGACGAACACCAAGCGCACCGAGAACTGGCGCAAGCCCAGCGTCATCCTCGAGAACGACCCGCCCGGGCACACGAAGTACCGGCGCGTCATGACGTCCGTCCTCAGCCCGCGCGTCGTCCGGCGGCTCACGGACGAGTTCCAGCAGCGCGCCGACGAGCTCGTCGACCGCGTGCTCGCAGAGGGTCCCGTCATCGACGCGGCCTCGCAGCTGGCGGTGGCCTACCCGCTCCAGGTCCTGCCCGACGCGCTCGGCATCGACCCCGACGGCCGTCAGCACCTGCTGCCCTACTCCAACCTCAACTTCCAGGCGATGGGGCCGCGCAACGAGCTCTACCACGCGGCGGCGGAGGCGGCGGCCGAGGCCGCGACCTGGGTCGACTGGCAGATGCGCCGAGAGGCGCTGCGCCCGGGCGGTCTCGGCCACACGATCTACGGCTTCGCCGACGACGGCACGATCGCGCACGAGGACGCCGCCATGCTCGTGCGCACCTTCCTCTCGGCGGGAGTCGACACGACGATCTTCGGCATCCAGCTGACCCTCACGGCGCTGCTCGACCGGCCCGAGACCTGGGCGGCCCTGCACGCCGACCCCTCGCTCGCGCGACGCGCCTTCGAGGAGGGGCTGCGCTGGAGCGCGCCGAGCCCGTTCATCGGCCGGACGACCGCCAAGCCGACGGTCCTCGGCGGGATCCCGCTCGGCGAGGGCGAGAAGGTCATCCTCGACCTCGCCGCCGCCAACCGCGACCCGCGGCGCTGGGAGCGGCCGGACGAGTACGACCTCGCGCGCGACACCTCCGGGCACCTCGCGTTCGGGACCGGCATCCACGGCTGCGTCGGCCAGATGATGGCGCGGATGGAGGCGACGTGCCTGCTGTCCGCCCTCGCGCGGCGCGTGCGCGCACTCACGCCCGCGGGCGAGCCGGTGCGCTTCTACAACAACTGGCTGCGCGGGTTCACGTCCCTGCCGGTTCGAGCGGAGGTGGCCTGA
- a CDS encoding MarR family winged helix-turn-helix transcriptional regulator — MAPPTPPPDAAIAHAAERGLLTSRLDHTIDRDTFSPALLGLLNNVLVWGGSRVLTTLHGVGTNEWRVLSALGNYPGATARELCAVLGINKSIASKSVNALVEAAYVGQVDGRRGSRHLFLTDAGAALHDELMTIALRRVEILQHRLSPAEVGELNRLLRKMLDSADDLQEYERELLAGIPQPDTTRSEPNGVPAR; from the coding sequence ATGGCCCCGCCCACTCCCCCGCCCGACGCCGCGATCGCGCACGCGGCCGAACGCGGGCTGCTCACCTCGCGCCTCGACCACACGATCGACCGGGACACCTTCAGCCCCGCGCTGCTCGGGCTGCTCAACAACGTGCTCGTGTGGGGCGGGTCTCGTGTGCTCACGACCCTGCACGGGGTGGGCACGAACGAGTGGAGGGTCCTGAGCGCGCTGGGCAACTACCCGGGCGCGACCGCTCGCGAGCTGTGCGCCGTGCTCGGGATCAACAAGTCGATCGCGTCCAAGAGCGTCAACGCGCTGGTCGAGGCGGCCTACGTGGGTCAGGTCGATGGCCGCCGCGGCTCCCGCCACCTCTTCCTCACCGACGCGGGCGCCGCGCTCCACGACGAGCTCATGACGATCGCGCTCCGGCGGGTGGAGATCCTCCAGCATCGCCTCAGCCCGGCGGAGGTGGGCGAGCTGAACCGACTGCTGCGCAAGATGCTCGACTCCGCGGACGACCTGCAGGAGTACGAGCGGGAGCTGCTCGCCGGCATCCCTCAGCCGGACACGACCCGCAGCGAGCCGAACGGCGTGCCCGCCAGGTAG